A single Paenibacillus sp. FSL R5-0517 DNA region contains:
- a CDS encoding alpha/beta hydrolase: MDVGKTVDITTTGTKGRKKRNLWLKIIGGIVGALVLFMGITFVVHTISNGIEKKKIESYGQYVNVDGKKMNVSIQGSGEQTIVLLPGQGTPSPVIDFKLLIDELTSDYRVVAIEPFGYGLSDQTDSERTTENIVSEVHEAVQQLGINRYILMGHSITGLYAATYVNTYPDEVSAFVGIDSSVPNQPGMDVKLPLNLMKFLKQSGLMRVLAKVSGDSDASLAYDEHTREQMRLISNQVSTNPTMINELEHLGSNFKNGENLTYPRDMPMLLFVQSNNEHNPQWIPLHEEQAKQSAQGKMIPMEGSHYLHHTKYKEIAEEFKSYMKQLQ, translated from the coding sequence ATGGATGTGGGAAAAACAGTGGATATAACAACAACGGGGACTAAGGGCCGCAAAAAACGGAACTTATGGTTAAAAATAATTGGAGGTATTGTCGGCGCGCTGGTGCTGTTTATGGGTATCACGTTTGTTGTTCATACCATCAGTAATGGTATTGAGAAAAAGAAAATTGAATCATATGGCCAATATGTTAATGTCGATGGAAAAAAAATGAATGTATCCATTCAAGGCAGCGGTGAACAAACGATTGTGCTTTTGCCTGGGCAAGGAACCCCATCACCAGTGATTGACTTCAAATTGTTAATCGATGAATTAACTTCTGATTACAGAGTTGTAGCAATCGAACCTTTCGGTTATGGATTAAGTGACCAAACCGATTCGGAGAGAACAACGGAGAATATCGTCAGTGAAGTTCATGAAGCTGTACAACAGCTTGGGATTAACCGCTACATTTTGATGGGCCATTCCATCACGGGACTATACGCAGCGACGTATGTGAACACGTATCCGGATGAAGTTTCCGCTTTTGTCGGGATCGACAGCAGTGTTCCGAATCAACCTGGGATGGATGTTAAATTACCTTTGAACTTAATGAAATTTCTTAAACAATCAGGCCTGATGAGAGTACTTGCAAAAGTAAGCGGTGATTCAGATGCTTCACTTGCATACGATGAACATACCAGAGAACAGATGAGGTTGATCTCGAATCAAGTCTCAACTAATCCGACAATGATCAATGAGCTGGAACACTTGGGTTCCAATTTCAAAAATGGAGAAAACCTCACTTACCCTCGTGATATGCCAATGCTTTTATTCGTTCAATCCAATAACGAGCATAATCCACAATGGATTCCGCTGCACGAAGAGCAAGCGAAACAATCTGCACAGGGCAAGATGATCCCGATGGAAGGTTCACATTACCTGCATCATACGAAATATAAAGAGATTGCTGAAGAGTTCAAATCTTACATGAAACAACTCCAATAG
- a CDS encoding VOC family protein, producing MSQNIWINLPVKDVVKSTTFFNEIGFHGKNVGNERAQLVIGQTTILLFPDAAFEKFTGSKITDTSHSAEVIFSIGADSKEEVDAFIRKVEIAGGTIFGKPGETDGWMYGAGFADLDGHRWNLLYMDESKMPKGN from the coding sequence ATGTCACAAAATATCTGGATTAACCTGCCGGTGAAAGACGTTGTGAAATCCACTACCTTTTTCAATGAGATTGGATTCCATGGGAAGAATGTTGGTAACGAGAGAGCCCAACTTGTCATTGGCCAAACAACGATTCTGCTGTTTCCAGATGCAGCGTTTGAGAAATTTACAGGTTCAAAAATCACAGATACTTCTCACAGCGCAGAAGTTATATTTTCCATTGGTGCTGACAGCAAAGAGGAAGTTGATGCTTTTATTCGAAAAGTAGAGATTGCCGGAGGAACCATCTTTGGCAAGCCGGGTGAAACGGATGGCTGGATGTATGGCGCAGGATTTGCCGACCTGGACGGTCACCGATGGAACCTGCTGTATATGGATGAGAGCAAAATGCCGAAGGGTAATTAA
- a CDS encoding DUF6254 family protein, with product MADQKKRKEAAWKSRKQEQHPHGKIKSLKELSSEYEEKPTTN from the coding sequence ATGGCTGACCAGAAGAAACGAAAAGAAGCTGCCTGGAAGTCACGAAAGCAAGAACAGCATCCCCATGGTAAAATCAAATCGCTAAAAGAATTATCCAGCGAGTATGAAGAGAAACCTACTACGAATTAA
- a CDS encoding MATE family efflux transporter has product MDAENLHYFEKAPIAKAVAHFAVPMMLGTSMSVIYSILNAYFLGTLGNTAMLTALALTLPLFAVIMALGNLIGIGSGTFISRLLGEKKVDDLKHVSSFAFYSSLVLGIIVLAVGLPLIGPIVHGLGATPDSFGFTKEYVTIMLIGSPFVILFFTLENIVRSEGSAITSMIGMMLSVVVNIILDALFIFVFHWGVIGVASATVISNMVASAFYAFHISYKSPFLTVSLKWFKVTKEIVSNVFKIGVPVFVMSVFLGAMSLILNLFLVEYGDQAIAGYGISSRLLQFPEFILMGLCEGVVPLIAFSFTANKLRMKQTIGFTIKAILALAVLFGVIVYLISDHLIGLFTTDPQLIEMGSYILHVTFLSLFITGLTSLFIGIFQATAQGTAAFVMSIIQGITLIPVLYIANQLNGFHGVIWSLVIADAVAFLVGAIMLYALRTKLQPDMAQLVQ; this is encoded by the coding sequence ATGGATGCAGAAAACCTCCATTACTTTGAAAAAGCACCAATCGCCAAAGCTGTAGCTCACTTCGCTGTCCCAATGATGCTGGGCACGTCAATGAGTGTCATCTATTCCATCTTGAATGCCTATTTCCTTGGTACATTGGGCAATACGGCCATGTTAACCGCGCTCGCCCTAACGTTGCCATTATTCGCAGTCATTATGGCGCTAGGCAACTTAATAGGCATAGGTAGCGGCACATTCATCTCTCGTTTGTTGGGTGAGAAAAAAGTGGATGATCTGAAGCATGTCTCTTCATTTGCCTTTTACAGCAGTTTAGTTCTTGGAATTATCGTACTAGCTGTTGGTCTCCCTTTGATCGGGCCTATTGTTCATGGGCTGGGGGCAACGCCCGACTCCTTCGGATTTACGAAAGAGTATGTCACAATCATGCTTATCGGTTCTCCATTTGTCATCTTGTTTTTCACGTTGGAGAATATCGTGCGCTCAGAAGGTTCAGCAATCACGTCAATGATCGGCATGATGCTCAGTGTTGTGGTGAATATTATTCTTGATGCGCTATTCATATTTGTGTTCCATTGGGGCGTGATTGGTGTCGCATCTGCAACAGTCATCTCCAACATGGTTGCAAGTGCATTCTACGCTTTCCACATCAGTTATAAGAGCCCGTTCTTAACTGTCTCCTTGAAATGGTTCAAGGTTACCAAGGAGATTGTGAGCAATGTGTTCAAAATCGGAGTTCCCGTCTTTGTTATGAGTGTTTTCTTGGGTGCCATGTCGCTTATTCTTAACCTTTTTCTTGTCGAATATGGGGATCAGGCCATTGCAGGGTATGGGATTTCATCGCGTTTGTTGCAGTTTCCTGAGTTTATTCTGATGGGTCTGTGCGAGGGAGTCGTGCCGTTGATTGCCTTCTCATTTACAGCGAACAAATTACGCATGAAACAAACCATTGGATTCACGATTAAAGCGATTCTGGCCCTGGCTGTCCTGTTCGGCGTTATCGTTTATCTGATTTCTGACCACTTGATTGGTTTATTTACGACTGATCCACAATTAATTGAAATGGGTAGCTACATTCTCCATGTGACCTTCTTATCCTTGTTTATTACAGGATTGACTTCGTTGTTTATTGGAATTTTCCAAGCTACAGCCCAAGGAACTGCCGCTTTTGTGATGTCCATCATTCAAGGAATTACGCTGATTCCTGTATTGTATATCGCAAATCAACTGAATGGATTTCATGGAGTGATCTGGTCACTTGTTATTGCGGATGCCGTCGCGTTTCTTGTAGGGGCCATCATGTTATATGCTTTGCGAACCAAATTACAGCCGGATATGGCACAATTGGTTCAGTAA
- a CDS encoding TetR family transcriptional regulator encodes MKKQQPQISEDKILETSWELLGEEGIEKFSMRRLADKLGIQAPSLYWYFKSKQALYQRLANQISKIILDEFQTDGNWKEQMEGLAITVRNVLSRYPCSTQLMMMTLPHEPDMIRFTNRILLCMESTPLEQEQKLQAVLTLVNYVFYFVLDNYQHQRNISAVVKDNEELQGEEMIHLLDAMGEKEAGIFSRMYKSGMFEVMGTDGAFEFGLKLILLGIEQVVKEQEK; translated from the coding sequence ATGAAAAAACAACAGCCTCAGATTTCAGAAGATAAGATCTTGGAAACCTCGTGGGAGCTTTTGGGCGAAGAGGGTATTGAGAAATTCAGCATGAGGCGTTTGGCAGACAAGCTGGGCATTCAGGCTCCATCTCTATATTGGTACTTCAAGAGCAAGCAGGCACTTTACCAGCGGTTAGCCAACCAGATATCCAAAATTATTTTGGATGAATTTCAGACTGATGGGAACTGGAAGGAACAGATGGAAGGGCTTGCGATAACTGTACGGAATGTACTCAGCCGATACCCGTGTTCTACCCAGCTCATGATGATGACACTACCCCACGAACCGGACATGATCCGGTTCACCAACCGCATATTGCTCTGCATGGAATCGACGCCACTTGAGCAAGAACAAAAACTACAGGCAGTACTCACGCTTGTGAACTATGTGTTTTACTTCGTTCTGGACAATTACCAGCATCAGCGTAATATCTCTGCTGTTGTTAAGGACAACGAGGAACTTCAGGGTGAAGAGATGATTCACCTTCTGGACGCCATGGGTGAGAAGGAAGCTGGAATATTCAGCAGGATGTATAAGAGCGGTATGTTTGAGGTGATGGGAACTGACGGAGCGTTCGAGTTCGGCTTGAAGCTTATATTGTTGGGGATCGAACAAGTGGTCAAGGAGCAGGAGAAGTAG
- a CDS encoding NCS2 family permease, which yields MDNWFKLKERGTSIPTEIIAGITTFFTMVYIVIVNPGILSSTGMDFNGVFIATVLASIVGTLIMGIWSNYPIVIAPGMGLNAFFAYSVVAGYGVSWQVALGAVFIAGILFIILSLTSFRYMLLDAIPASLKHAITAGIGLFITTVGLQNAGIIADSESNLITIGNLAEPMAYLTIIGLIITVVLMAYKVKGYLFIGMVVTAILSWIMGLFQMPESIVSMPQGLSSTALQLDLAGVFSNGLYTIIFTFLLITLFDTTGTMLGVAEQAGLLKEGKFPRSRGALLADAVGTTSGALLGTSPTSAYIESSTGVAAGGRTGLTAVTVSVLLALTLFFTPIVSVISSIPAITSPALIIVGYFMINVISKIKWDDLEEAFPAFLIIILTPLTHSIATGIGVGFIFYPVLKLLRGKGKDVHPIFYIFAVLFFIQLVFLDH from the coding sequence ATGGACAATTGGTTCAAACTAAAAGAAAGAGGTACGAGCATTCCCACAGAGATTATCGCGGGGATTACAACATTCTTTACAATGGTATACATAGTGATCGTAAACCCAGGTATACTTAGCAGCACGGGCATGGACTTTAACGGAGTATTCATAGCAACGGTACTGGCAAGTATTGTCGGAACCCTGATTATGGGCATATGGTCCAATTATCCCATCGTCATCGCGCCGGGTATGGGACTGAACGCATTCTTTGCATATAGCGTCGTTGCCGGGTATGGCGTGTCTTGGCAGGTTGCACTGGGAGCGGTATTTATCGCAGGGATTTTGTTTATTATTTTATCGCTTACTTCATTCCGTTACATGTTGCTAGATGCCATTCCTGCAAGCTTAAAACATGCCATAACCGCAGGGATCGGATTGTTTATTACAACGGTAGGTCTTCAAAATGCCGGCATTATTGCCGATTCGGAATCGAATTTGATTACAATCGGCAACCTGGCTGAGCCAATGGCTTATCTGACTATTATCGGATTGATTATTACCGTTGTGCTGATGGCTTACAAAGTGAAGGGTTACCTGTTCATCGGCATGGTGGTTACAGCGATACTTTCCTGGATCATGGGACTATTCCAAATGCCGGAATCCATTGTATCCATGCCGCAAGGCCTCTCGTCAACGGCTTTGCAACTGGATCTGGCAGGTGTATTCTCGAATGGTTTGTATACAATCATATTTACGTTCCTGCTAATCACACTGTTTGATACGACGGGCACGATGCTCGGCGTTGCCGAACAAGCAGGATTGCTGAAGGAAGGTAAATTTCCACGCTCGCGTGGCGCACTATTGGCAGATGCCGTAGGAACAACCAGTGGCGCTTTGCTCGGAACAAGCCCAACCTCAGCTTACATCGAGTCGAGCACAGGGGTGGCTGCAGGAGGAAGAACGGGACTGACGGCGGTAACGGTAAGTGTGCTTCTTGCTCTGACGTTGTTCTTCACACCGATCGTAAGTGTAATTTCAAGCATTCCGGCGATCACTTCTCCGGCACTGATCATTGTTGGCTACTTTATGATTAACGTTATCAGCAAAATCAAATGGGATGATCTCGAAGAAGCATTTCCTGCCTTCCTGATTATCATCCTTACTCCGCTCACGCATAGTATTGCAACAGGGATTGGCGTAGGCTTTATCTTCTATCCAGTACTCAAGTTGCTTCGTGGCAAAGGTAAAGATGTTCATCCAATCTTCTATATCTTTGCAGTATTGTTCTTCATTCAGCTTGTATTCCTGGACCACTAA